The following proteins are co-located in the Halarcobacter sp. genome:
- a CDS encoding HD domain-containing phosphohydrolase, with product MNIKKIVTLTFVVIILLILATFFLNAVLLTKLEENNQSRKEISKLVLMQENMNILVKDATTTTNKKELYDTKKEFHKYEKMFEELKNKLIIKDKDDFLDFFIKDIHKNSKILNHLALLSKSEKEIEKNFDNIYNLQLEQIELKNLFSENYPKENILRTNLEQDILKTKNIRLIKSFSDIKYYSKEVLFQYKEKEYLDTWIEKIESLSNSYENRKIKDYLEIVKVIGDYVIRLNILELNEKSLQRTIYEIVNRNKELNLKIEEEIETITSEFIANTFTFMIILLLITILIIIFLSIKVNKNVALSFNEVENKVQEGLSTIKNLNKEIEETQREVVFTMGAIGETRSKETGNHVKRVAEYSKLLALYVGLPEKEAEMLKQASPMHDIGKVAIPDAILNKPGRFDEKERKIMDTHAKLGFEMLKHSNRPLLKCASTVALEHHEKWDGTGYPRKLKGEDIHIYGRITALADVFDALGSDRCYKKAWDDERIFNLFREERGKHFDPKLIDIFFEHLDEFLKIRETFKDNL from the coding sequence GTGAACATAAAAAAAATAGTAACACTTACATTTGTTGTAATTATTCTTCTTATTTTGGCAACATTTTTCCTAAATGCTGTTTTACTTACTAAATTGGAAGAAAATAACCAATCAAGAAAAGAGATATCTAAACTTGTTTTGATGCAAGAGAATATGAACATACTTGTTAAAGATGCGACTACAACAACTAATAAAAAAGAATTATATGATACAAAAAAAGAGTTTCATAAATATGAAAAAATGTTTGAAGAGTTAAAAAACAAATTAATAATAAAAGATAAAGATGATTTTTTAGATTTTTTTATAAAAGATATTCATAAAAATTCAAAAATTTTAAATCACTTAGCATTACTCTCAAAATCTGAAAAAGAGATAGAAAAGAATTTTGACAATATATATAATTTACAATTAGAACAAATAGAATTAAAAAATCTTTTTTCAGAAAATTATCCAAAAGAAAATATTTTAAGAACAAACCTAGAACAAGATATTCTAAAAACTAAAAATATAAGATTAATAAAAAGTTTTTCTGACATAAAATATTACAGTAAAGAGGTTCTTTTTCAATATAAAGAAAAAGAATATTTAGATACTTGGATTGAAAAAATTGAATCCCTTAGCAACTCTTATGAAAATAGAAAAATAAAAGATTATTTAGAAATAGTTAAAGTTATAGGTGATTATGTAATAAGACTTAATATTTTAGAACTAAATGAAAAATCTTTACAAAGAACTATATATGAAATTGTAAATAGAAATAAAGAGTTAAATCTAAAAATTGAAGAAGAGATAGAAACTATAACCTCAGAATTTATCGCTAATACTTTCACTTTTATGATAATACTACTTTTAATTACTATTTTAATAATTATTTTTCTATCAATAAAAGTAAATAAAAATGTAGCCTTAAGTTTTAATGAAGTTGAAAATAAAGTACAAGAGGGATTAAGTACAATAAAAAACCTAAATAAGGAGATTGAAGAGACCCAAAGAGAAGTTGTTTTTACTATGGGTGCTATTGGTGAAACCAGAAGTAAAGAAACAGGAAATCATGTAAAAAGAGTTGCTGAGTATTCAAAACTTCTTGCTTTATATGTTGGTTTACCTGAAAAAGAAGCAGAGATGTTAAAACAAGCAAGTCCTATGCATGATATTGGGAAAGTGGCTATCCCTGATGCCATTTTAAATAAACCTGGGCGTTTTGATGAAAAAGAAAGAAAAATTATGGATACCCATGCAAAATTAGGATTTGAGATGTTAAAACATTCAAATAGACCTCTTCTTAAATGTGCTTCCACTGTAGCCCTTGAACACCATGAGAAGTGGGATGGAACAGGATATCCTAGAAAACTAAAAGGGGAAGATATTCATATATATGGAAGGATTACTGCTTTAGCCGATGTATTTGATGCTTTAGGTAGTGATAGATGTTATAAAAAAGCTTGGGATGATGAAAGAATCTTTAATCTTTTTAGAGAGGAACGTGGAAAACATTTTGATCCAAAACTTATAGATATCTTTTTTGAACATTTAGACGAATTTTTAAAAATACGAGAAACTTTTAAAGACAATTTGTAA
- a CDS encoding DUF1924 domain-containing protein, translated as MKKIIIPALIATLSFSSVIDNYLTNLKNEVIKVEPNFKGFDLKRGEKIFTSTHMGKKGKEVSCTSCHGIDLTKSHENFFTAKIIEPLSPKINPKRLTKEKKIRKWLKRNFNDVYNREGTAKEKGDVLTYIMSK; from the coding sequence ATGAAAAAGATAATTATTCCTGCACTTATTGCAACTCTTTCATTTAGTAGTGTGATAGATAACTACTTAACTAATCTAAAAAATGAAGTTATAAAAGTAGAACCAAACTTTAAAGGCTTTGATCTAAAAAGAGGTGAAAAGATATTTACCTCTACACATATGGGGAAAAAAGGTAAAGAGGTTTCATGTACATCGTGTCATGGAATAGATTTAACAAAATCCCATGAAAACTTTTTTACTGCAAAGATTATTGAACCACTATCACCAAAAATAAACCCTAAAAGACTGACTAAAGAGAAAAAAATAAGAAAATGGCTCAAAAGAAATTTTAATGATGTCTACAATAGAGAAGGCACAGCAAAAGAAAAAGGTGATGTACTTACTTACATCATGTCAAAATAA
- a CDS encoding diheme cytochrome c, which produces MRLIFLFTIFISTLFADWYSYKKPGVAPVQNKLYINECAACHFAYQPGLLPSNSWKKMMAGLDNHFGVDATLLDEDFKVISKYLDDNSAQKALAYKRSKKIARTMRNDGSIIAISKTPYFIKEHREIPKRFINQKKVKGLFNCTACHTTAQKGIYSERDILIPNYGKWDD; this is translated from the coding sequence ATGAGATTAATATTTTTATTTACCATTTTTATATCAACTCTTTTTGCAGATTGGTATAGTTATAAAAAACCTGGAGTTGCTCCTGTTCAAAATAAACTTTATATAAATGAATGTGCAGCTTGTCACTTTGCATACCAGCCAGGACTTTTGCCAAGTAATTCTTGGAAAAAAATGATGGCTGGTTTAGATAATCACTTTGGCGTTGATGCAACACTGCTTGATGAAGATTTTAAAGTTATATCAAAATATTTAGATGATAATAGTGCCCAAAAAGCTTTAGCTTATAAAAGAAGTAAAAAAATAGCTAGAACAATGAGAAATGATGGAAGTATAATTGCCATTAGTAAAACACCCTATTTTATAAAAGAACATAGAGAGATTCCAAAAAGATTTATTAATCAAAAAAAGGTAAAAGGGCTTTTTAATTGTACAGCTTGTCATACAACTGCACAAAAAGGGATTTATTCAGAAAGGGATATTTTAATTCCAAATTATGGTAAATGGGATGATTAA
- a CDS encoding cytochrome b/b6 domain-containing protein, whose amino-acid sequence MKSYIWTLPTRVFHWLFATSILLAFLTDDDNLLTYHAIIGYSIFILLGFRFFWGIAGPKYSRFSDFPLSIKALKEFLSNIFSHKEYAGHNPAASYVMIAMFVVTALTIISGVLTFGIQEGKGLLSFLNNSYYKEMEIFEEIHEFCSTLLIILIVAHIGGVLSDRLLKPETQTLNSIFTGYKTLNIVKNVKLNIFQKALGFLFLIIFILFLVFSFTNQGNLLLVSKYEPINYEKKNELFVSECASCHTLYPSKYLA is encoded by the coding sequence ATGAAATCTTATATTTGGACACTTCCAACAAGAGTGTTTCATTGGTTATTTGCAACATCTATTTTATTGGCTTTCTTAACTGATGATGACAATCTTTTAACCTATCATGCAATAATTGGTTATTCAATTTTTATTCTTTTAGGTTTTCGATTTTTTTGGGGAATTGCTGGACCTAAATACTCTAGATTTAGTGATTTTCCATTAAGTATAAAAGCTTTAAAAGAATTTTTATCAAATATTTTTTCACATAAAGAGTATGCAGGACATAATCCTGCTGCTTCATATGTAATGATTGCAATGTTTGTAGTAACTGCTTTAACTATTATAAGTGGTGTTTTAACATTTGGTATTCAAGAAGGAAAAGGTTTATTATCTTTTCTAAATAATTCTTATTATAAAGAGATGGAGATATTTGAAGAGATACATGAATTTTGTTCAACCCTTTTAATTATATTAATTGTTGCCCATATTGGAGGAGTTTTAAGCGATAGATTACTCAAGCCTGAGACACAAACACTAAATTCAATTTTTACAGGTTATAAAACTTTAAATATAGTAAAAAATGTAAAATTAAATATTTTTCAAAAAGCCTTAGGGTTTTTATTTTTGATTATTTTTATTTTATTTTTAGTTTTTAGTTTTACAAATCAAGGGAATTTACTTCTAGTTTCAAAATATGAACCCATAAATTATGAAAAGAAAAATGAGCTTTTTGTAAGTGAGTGTGCATCGTGCCACACTCTGTATCCCTCCAAATATCTTGCCTGA
- a CDS encoding cytochrome C: MSDLKNHFGDDASLDEEDTQNILNFLLENSAEKSTKEASVKVLNSIKNKDIITITQTSFWKKEHKNIPKEIFKNSEVKTKANCSACHMDIEKGLIEDDKIKDINSFM, translated from the coding sequence ATGTCAGATTTAAAAAATCATTTTGGAGATGATGCTTCTTTAGATGAAGAAGATACTCAAAATATACTTAACTTTTTGCTGGAAAATAGTGCTGAAAAAAGTACAAAAGAGGCAAGTGTAAAGGTTTTGAACTCTATTAAAAATAAAGATATAATAACTATAACACAAACATCTTTTTGGAAAAAAGAACATAAAAATATTCCAAAAGAGATTTTTAAAAATAGTGAAGTAAAAACTAAAGCAAACTGCAGTGCTTGTCACATGGATATAGAAAAGGGTTTAATTGAAGATGATAAAATTAAAGATATTAACAGTTTTATGTAG
- a CDS encoding Spy/CpxP family protein refolding chaperone produces the protein MIKLKILTVLCSLFLFTSLYASKHNFDFHEYKKEHIHKNLDYLNLNENQLEKIKKTLIKYRKKYAKYTKKRASKELRLKELFKADNFNEEKYEDILEDILEDEIELEIKVLKKIHSILTPEQREKFSFYLKEWRVE, from the coding sequence ATGATAAAATTAAAGATATTAACAGTTTTATGTAGTTTATTTTTGTTTACCTCTTTATATGCTAGTAAACACAATTTTGATTTTCACGAATACAAAAAAGAGCATATTCATAAAAATCTCGATTATTTAAATCTAAATGAGAATCAGCTTGAAAAGATAAAAAAAACTCTAATCAAATATAGAAAGAAATATGCAAAATATACTAAAAAAAGAGCTTCTAAAGAGTTAAGATTAAAAGAACTTTTCAAAGCAGACAACTTTAATGAAGAAAAATATGAAGATATATTAGAAGATATATTAGAAGATGAAATAGAATTAGAAATAAAAGTATTAAAAAAAATTCATTCTATTTTAACACCTGAACAAAGGGAAAAATTTTCTTTTTATCTAAAGGAGTGGAGAGTTGAATAA
- a CDS encoding response regulator transcription factor — protein MNKNVLLVEDDKQMESFICEYLEDYDFNCTSFHDPKEALKEFEKNSLNFDIVILDLMLPNMDGFDLFKKLKKTRDIPVIISSARGDIGNKIHGFELGVDDYLAKPYEPRELVLRINSILKKSHSSKIKINEFIIDKLNYEVSLNNYPIEFTKIEFDIFIFLIENLNKVSSREQILHATSLDENTKNRTIDMHISNIRYKIGDDPKESKYIKSVWGIGYKFVG, from the coding sequence TTGAATAAAAATGTTCTTTTAGTAGAAGATGACAAACAAATGGAGAGTTTTATATGTGAGTATTTAGAAGATTATGATTTTAACTGTACAAGTTTTCATGATCCAAAAGAAGCATTAAAAGAGTTTGAAAAAAATTCTCTAAATTTTGATATTGTTATTTTAGATTTAATGCTTCCTAATATGGATGGGTTTGACCTTTTTAAAAAACTTAAAAAAACAAGAGATATTCCTGTAATTATATCTTCCGCAAGGGGAGATATTGGAAATAAAATCCATGGCTTTGAGTTGGGAGTTGATGATTATTTAGCCAAACCTTATGAACCCAGAGAATTAGTACTTAGAATTAACTCCATACTAAAAAAGAGCCACTCTTCCAAAATTAAAATTAATGAATTTATAATAGATAAATTAAATTATGAAGTAAGTTTAAACAACTACCCTATAGAGTTTACAAAAATAGAATTTGATATTTTTATTTTTTTAATTGAAAACCTAAATAAAGTTTCATCAAGGGAGCAAATTCTTCATGCTACTTCTTTAGATGAAAATACAAAAAATAGAACCATTGACATGCACATCTCAAATATAAGATATAAGATAGGAGATGATCCTAAGGAATCAAAATATATCAAATCTGTTTGGGGCATTGGTTACAAATTTGTAGGATAA